The following nucleotide sequence is from Candidatus Jordarchaeales archaeon.
GAAGAAATCCTTTCTTCTCCTCCTTTCGTACATGGTACTCCCTCCCTGCCTATGAGTACATTGCTGGTAGTTCGTACTCCTGCGACTTGCCCATTCTCTCCATTTCAAGCATCGTCCTCTTCATTAGGTCTCTCATTCTGAGCCTTATTTCCTCTGCTTGTTCCTCAAGTGGTGTTACATCTATACCTATGTTTATAACTTTGCTGAGAACTTCGGCTGCAGCTGCAGCGGCTCCGGGATCAGGGTAGTTAGGGTAGCTCTGGGATAGTAGAGTTAAGCATGGTATCTTGTACTTCTCGCATTCCGCGATAATCCGCGCGTAAGGTCCAACTATCATTCCTTCCTCGAAAATTTCTATGCCAAATTTCTCCGCAATTTTTCTTACATCGTCACCTACTGGTATGGCGAAGACTTTTGGTTTATCGATCATCATCCTGTTCGGAACGGGTGTACCCCCTATTGGTAGCACAAGTGAGGCCTCTTTGAGTTTAACCCATTCACATATTTCGCGTGAAGTGTCATAAATTGCGATTGGTGGGATAGCTATTTCGGACACGAACAAGAGTAAGTCATCCTTTTGGTATATTCTGAGGGGGTGGTGTGGCTTCCCTTTATGGAGAATCATGATAGGTGGAAATAAATCCGACTCCACGTAGCCTACTTCTTTCATGTTCATTGTTTGTATCATGTGGTTTACGAGTATGACTCCAACTAAGCCTACGTCTGGCAATCCTATTATAACCTTTGGGTGCTCCACTTTTATGTGATCCGTCTCAACTATGTTGACAAGCTTTCTCTCCAATAGCCATCCCCCAAAAAGATTTTCTTCTCATAGCATATTTGAGTGCAGAAAGAGAGTATATCTGTTTTTCTTCGATTCTATTTTCCTTCCAGTCTGGAGAGTATCATTTTGTTCGTGATGTTTGGGTCTGCTCTGCCGCGCGTCTTTCTCATAACTTGTCCAACTAGGAAGTTTACAGCCCTCCGGTCTTTTTTAGCGTCTTCGACTGCTTTTGGGAATTCGCGGAAAACCTCGTCTACGATTTTTGCTATGAATTCTTCGTCATCTATTTTCAATAGTCCCTCGTCCTCGACTATTTTACGTGGAGGCTTTCCTGTTCTAACAGCCTCTCTGAGTATCCTCTTAGCGATTTTCGCACTAATTATTCCCTCATCTATCATCTTGAGCAAGTCCACGAATTGTTCAACTGTGATGGCCAGTTGGGTTACGTCTAATCCAGTTTCGTTTAAGTTTCTTAGAAGGTCACCCATGATCCAGTTGGCCAGCTTCTTTGGGTTTGGGTACAATTTGCAACATTCTTCGAAGAAGTCTGCCAGCTTTTTGTTGCTGGTTAGCACCGTGGCGTCGTATTCTGTTATCTTGTACTCTGAAATGAAGCGCTCCTTTCTAGCATCTGGAAGTTCAGGCATTTGGGCGGCTATCTTCTTTATCCACTCTTCTGATATCCTTACGGGGACTAGGTCTGGTTCGGGGAAATAGCGGTAGTCACTTTCAGTTTCTTTAACTCTTAGTGAAACAGTTATCTGCCTGTCTTCATCCCAGTGGCGGGTCTCCTGCACGGTGGCGATACCGTGCTTTAACTGTTGCTTCTGCCGAATTATCTCGTATTGAAGGGCACGGTAAACGTCTTTGAAGGAGGAGATGTTCTTTATCTCTACCCTGGCTCCACCTTTAATTGATATGTTGGCATCGCACCTCATCGATCCCTGCATGTTCTCGCTTGAAACGCCCAGGTGTTCGAGTATCGACCTCAGTTTTTGGAGGAAGAAGTAAGCTTCTTCTGGTGTCTTAATGTCGGGTTCAGTCACTATTTCAAGCAAGGCCACGCCAGCTCTGTTGAAGTCAACGAGAGTGTACGGTGCGGTTGTTATCGTTCCTGGGTAAACAAGGCGAGCCGGATCCTCTTCTAACTGTATACGCCTTATCCTGACTCTCTTTTTTTCTCCATTAACGCTGAACTCCACCCATCCGCCTACGGATAGGGGAACGCCTCCAGCTTTATCGTACTGGGAAATCTGAAAGTTTTTTGGTAGATCCACGTAAAAGTAGTTTTTCCTGAAAAACAACATTTGAGGAGAAATCGAAGAGTTAAGCGCTAAGGCGACCATTATGGCATATTCTACAGCTTTCTTGTTGAGAACGGGTAACGCTCCAGGGTGCCCTAGACAAACAGGGCAAGTAAGCGTGTTGGGGGGCATACCTCTGTAGTTAGCTGAACACTTACAAAAGAGCTTGGTTTTAAGGGCGGTAAGTTGGACGTGAACTTCTAGCCCTATTTTAATATCAAGGTCTTCGTCCATTTTTCTCACACTCGACTTTCACGCTTTCAAATTTCCGGTTTTTTCAAATGGAACCCGGTTTGTTCTTGAAATGCATAAGCTACTCTGAGTATTTTCTCTTCCTCAAAGAAGCCCCCGATTATTTGAAGGCCAACCGGAAGGCCGTCCACGAAGCCGCATGGGACTGATATTGACGGGACCCCCGCCAGATTTACTGGGGCTGTGTCGATGTCTATCATGTACATAACTAGCGGGTCTTCTATCATTTCTCCTATTTTAAACGGCAGTATGGGCATCGTAGGAGTGACTAGCACATCAAACTTAGATAAAGCCTTCTCGAACTCCCTTTTTATCAAAGTCCTAACTTTTAACGCTTTCAAGTAGTACTTATCGTAATAACCTGCTGAGAGGGCAAATGTCCCCAAGAGTATTCTGCGTTTTACCTCCTCTCCAAAGCCTTCTCCTCTAGTGGTGGAAAAAACTTCATTCCAATCTCCATCGCACTCCGCTCTAAAGCCGTACCTTAAACCGTCGAAGCGAGCTAGGTTTGAGCTTGCCTCGGACATAGCTATGAGGTAGTAGGTTGGAATGGCGTAGTCTAGGTAGGAAATGCTCGTTTCACTGCAAGAAGCACCAAGATCTTCCAGGACGCCTATTGAGTCCATAACAACCTTTTCAACCTTTTCGTCAAGCCCCTCGCCGAAGAACTCTTTGGGAACGCCCACTTTGATGCCTTTAATGTCGCATCTGAGATTCTTCGCATAGTCGTGTGGAGGGTATGGAGCAGAAGTGCTGTCTCTTGGGTCGTGTCCCGCGATGACGCTAAGAAGAATCGCACAGTCTACTACGTCCTTAGCCATGGGGCCTATCTGCTCTAAACTATTAGCGTATGACACTAGGCCGTACCTG
It contains:
- a CDS encoding PAC2 family protein; translation: MERKLVNIVETDHIKVEHPKVIIGLPDVGLVGVILVNHMIQTMNMKEVGYVESDLFPPIMILHKGKPHHPLRIYQKDDLLLFVSEIAIPPIAIYDTSREICEWVKLKEASLVLPIGGTPVPNRMMIDKPKVFAIPVGDDVRKIAEKFGIEIFEEGMIVGPYARIIAECEKYKIPCLTLLSQSYPNYPDPGAAAAAAEVLSKVINIGIDVTPLEEQAEEIRLRMRDLMKRTMLEMERMGKSQEYELPAMYS
- the gatB gene encoding Asp-tRNA(Asn)/Glu-tRNA(Gln) amidotransferase subunit GatB, with the protein product MDEDLDIKIGLEVHVQLTALKTKLFCKCSANYRGMPPNTLTCPVCLGHPGALPVLNKKAVEYAIMVALALNSSISPQMLFFRKNYFYVDLPKNFQISQYDKAGGVPLSVGGWVEFSVNGEKKRVRIRRIQLEEDPARLVYPGTITTAPYTLVDFNRAGVALLEIVTEPDIKTPEEAYFFLQKLRSILEHLGVSSENMQGSMRCDANISIKGGARVEIKNISSFKDVYRALQYEIIRQKQQLKHGIATVQETRHWDEDRQITVSLRVKETESDYRYFPEPDLVPVRISEEWIKKIAAQMPELPDARKERFISEYKITEYDATVLTSNKKLADFFEECCKLYPNPKKLANWIMGDLLRNLNETGLDVTQLAITVEQFVDLLKMIDEGIISAKIAKRILREAVRTGKPPRKIVEDEGLLKIDDEEFIAKIVDEVFREFPKAVEDAKKDRRAVNFLVGQVMRKTRGRADPNITNKMILSRLEGK
- the gatA gene encoding Asp-tRNA(Asn)/Glu-tRNA(Gln) amidotransferase subunit GatA, translating into MHLNRLSCHQLVGKIKTQEVTAVDVVEQVFERIKRVESKIRAFISTFKDDALRRAEAVDKKIKRGEEVGPLAGIPVAIKDNICTRGKLTTCGSKILSNYFPPYDATVIERIEAAGGIVIGKTNMDEFAMGNSTETSFFGCTHNPWDLTRVPGGSSGGSAAALASDETILALGSDTGGSIRCPASFCSVVGLKPTYGLVSRYGLVSYANSLEQIGPMAKDVVDCAILLSVIAGHDPRDSTSAPYPPHDYAKNLRCDIKGIKVGVPKEFFGEGLDEKVEKVVMDSIGVLEDLGASCSETSISYLDYAIPTYYLIAMSEASSNLARFDGLRYGFRAECDGDWNEVFSTTRGEGFGEEVKRRILLGTFALSAGYYDKYYLKALKVRTLIKREFEKALSKFDVLVTPTMPILPFKIGEMIEDPLVMYMIDIDTAPVNLAGVPSISVPCGFVDGLPVGLQIIGGFFEEEKILRVAYAFQEQTGFHLKKPEI